From a region of the Hypanus sabinus isolate sHypSab1 chromosome 2, sHypSab1.hap1, whole genome shotgun sequence genome:
- the LOC132382809 gene encoding mRNA decay activator protein ZFP36L1-like isoform X2, translated as MMSYNSNTGMPLLDRKAVGTPTLVDYQRRHSVTFGNTNSKFTQNQILNSLKLEQTGGGGAANKENKFRDRSFSETGLQKPQGQVNSSRYKTELCRPFEENGSCKYGDKCQFAHGIHELRSLARHPKYKTELCRTFHTIGFCPYGPRCHFIHNAEERRLSPAHEQQHQLPLSSSNKADRPCLQHSYSFSGFSSSCNRLLDSPTSITPPPIFTAEELSSSPTLPSCASNPFTYSSQELASLFAPSIGIQVPLASTAGTTEGSSHSPTSFLLRPLAESPQFFETSPSPPDSLSDDCLSSSGSISGSESPILDFNKRLPIFSRLSITDD; from the coding sequence ATGATGAGCTACAACAGCAACACGGGGATGCCCCTGCTGGACAGGAAAGCAGTCGGGACGCCAACACTGGTCGACTACCAGAGGCGGCATTCGGTCACCTTCGGGAACACTAACTCCAAGTTCACGCAGAACCAGATCCTCAACAGCCTGAAGCTGGAGCAGACCGGCGGCGGGGGGGCGGCCAACAAGGAGAACAAGTTCCGCGACCGCTCCTTCTCGGAGACGGGCCTGCAGAAGCCCCAGGGCCAGGTGAACTCCAGCCGGTACAAGACGGAGCTGTGCCGCCCCTTTGAGGAGAATGGCTCCTGCAAGTATGGCGACAAGTGCCAGTTTGCCCACGGCATCCACGAGCTGAGGAGCCTGGCGCGCCACCCCAAGTACAAGACGGAGCTGTGCCGCACGTTCCACACCATCGGCTTCTGCCCGTACGGACCCCGCTGCCACTTCATCCACAACGCGGAGGAGCGGCGGTTGTCCCCCGCCCACGAACAGCAGCACCAGCTCCCGCTCTCCTCCTCCAACAAGGCGGACAGGCCCTGCCTGCAGCACAGCTATAGTTTCTCCGGCTTCTCCAGTTCCTGCAACAGGCTGCTGGACAGTCCCACGTCCATCACCCCGCCGCCCATCTTCACCGCGGAAGAACTGAGCTCCTCCCCCACCCTGCCGAGTTGCGCCAGCAACCCCTTCACCTACTCGAGCCAGGAGCTGGCCAGCCTCTTTGCGCCCAGCATTGGCATCCAGGTCCCCTTAGCGTCCACCGCCGGTACCACCGAGGGCAGCTCCCACTCCCCGACTTCGTTCCTGCTCCGGCCCCTGGCCGAGTCGCCTCAGTTCTTTGAGACCTCGCCCAGTCCCCCTGACTCGTTGTCCGATGATTGCCTCAGCAGCTCCGGCAGCATCAGCGGTTCGGAGTCGCCCATCCTCGACTTCAACAAGCGCCTCCCCATCTTCAGCAGACTCTCCATCACGGACGACTAG
- the LOC132382809 gene encoding mRNA decay activator protein ZFP36L1-like isoform X1 codes for MSTKLVSCFYDIGEALCKNKMMSYNSNTGMPLLDRKAVGTPTLVDYQRRHSVTFGNTNSKFTQNQILNSLKLEQTGGGGAANKENKFRDRSFSETGLQKPQGQVNSSRYKTELCRPFEENGSCKYGDKCQFAHGIHELRSLARHPKYKTELCRTFHTIGFCPYGPRCHFIHNAEERRLSPAHEQQHQLPLSSSNKADRPCLQHSYSFSGFSSSCNRLLDSPTSITPPPIFTAEELSSSPTLPSCASNPFTYSSQELASLFAPSIGIQVPLASTAGTTEGSSHSPTSFLLRPLAESPQFFETSPSPPDSLSDDCLSSSGSISGSESPILDFNKRLPIFSRLSITDD; via the exons ATGTCCACGAAATTAGTCTCTTGTTTCTACGATATTGGAGAAGCTTTATGCAAG AACAAGATGATGAGCTACAACAGCAACACGGGGATGCCCCTGCTGGACAGGAAAGCAGTCGGGACGCCAACACTGGTCGACTACCAGAGGCGGCATTCGGTCACCTTCGGGAACACTAACTCCAAGTTCACGCAGAACCAGATCCTCAACAGCCTGAAGCTGGAGCAGACCGGCGGCGGGGGGGCGGCCAACAAGGAGAACAAGTTCCGCGACCGCTCCTTCTCGGAGACGGGCCTGCAGAAGCCCCAGGGCCAGGTGAACTCCAGCCGGTACAAGACGGAGCTGTGCCGCCCCTTTGAGGAGAATGGCTCCTGCAAGTATGGCGACAAGTGCCAGTTTGCCCACGGCATCCACGAGCTGAGGAGCCTGGCGCGCCACCCCAAGTACAAGACGGAGCTGTGCCGCACGTTCCACACCATCGGCTTCTGCCCGTACGGACCCCGCTGCCACTTCATCCACAACGCGGAGGAGCGGCGGTTGTCCCCCGCCCACGAACAGCAGCACCAGCTCCCGCTCTCCTCCTCCAACAAGGCGGACAGGCCCTGCCTGCAGCACAGCTATAGTTTCTCCGGCTTCTCCAGTTCCTGCAACAGGCTGCTGGACAGTCCCACGTCCATCACCCCGCCGCCCATCTTCACCGCGGAAGAACTGAGCTCCTCCCCCACCCTGCCGAGTTGCGCCAGCAACCCCTTCACCTACTCGAGCCAGGAGCTGGCCAGCCTCTTTGCGCCCAGCATTGGCATCCAGGTCCCCTTAGCGTCCACCGCCGGTACCACCGAGGGCAGCTCCCACTCCCCGACTTCGTTCCTGCTCCGGCCCCTGGCCGAGTCGCCTCAGTTCTTTGAGACCTCGCCCAGTCCCCCTGACTCGTTGTCCGATGATTGCCTCAGCAGCTCCGGCAGCATCAGCGGTTCGGAGTCGCCCATCCTCGACTTCAACAAGCGCCTCCCCATCTTCAGCAGACTCTCCATCACGGACGACTAG